A single genomic interval of Polynucleobacter necessarius harbors:
- the rfbC gene encoding dTDP-4-dehydrorhamnose 3,5-epimerase, with protein sequence MSSKLRITPTTIHDVFIVEPKVFGDERGWFTESFNAEDFANATGLNVQFVQDNHSFSRQWTLRGLHYQLEKTQGKLVRVVAGSVFDVAVDIRKDSPTYGKWVGVELSAENHKQLWIPPKLAHGFLVLSETAEFLYKTTDYYHPQSEACLAWNDPAVGIEWPLPAGVQPNMHAKDADGLSWDAVPKFESYWTILKR encoded by the coding sequence ATGAGCTCAAAATTGCGAATTACTCCTACTACCATTCACGATGTGTTTATCGTAGAGCCAAAAGTATTTGGTGATGAGCGTGGTTGGTTTACTGAATCATTTAATGCGGAAGACTTTGCAAATGCAACTGGATTGAATGTTCAGTTTGTGCAAGATAACCATTCATTTTCTCGTCAATGGACCTTGCGTGGTTTGCACTATCAATTGGAAAAAACTCAGGGTAAGTTGGTACGCGTTGTGGCTGGCAGTGTATTTGATGTAGCGGTGGATATCCGCAAAGATTCACCAACGTATGGAAAATGGGTAGGCGTTGAACTCAGCGCAGAAAATCATAAGCAATTGTGGATTCCACCAAAGCTTGCACACGGATTTTTGGTGCTTTCAGAAACGGCCGAGTTTCTTTACAAGACAACAGATTACTACCACCCTCAGAGCGAGGCCTGCCTTGCTTGGAATGATCCAGCGGTTGGAATTGAGTGGCCTTTGCCTGCTGGAGTCCAACCCAATATGCATGCCAAAGATGCAGACGGTCTTTCATGGGATGCAGTGCCCAAGTTTGAGTCGTATTGGACAATTTTAAAAAGATAA
- the ribH gene encoding 6,7-dimethyl-8-ribityllumazine synthase — MTDSTNEFVGVLEVDLNGQDLRIGVVQARFNEDHCVALTNACINKLISLGVNQSDIKLVTVPGALDIPFALQKMAETGEFDGLVALGAVIRGETYHFELVSNETAAGITRISIDSGLPIANGVLTCDTDEQALARVEVKGAECAQAVVEMANLALALAPDIDIEINSSEE, encoded by the coding sequence ATGACCGATTCCACCAATGAATTTGTAGGCGTATTAGAGGTCGATTTAAATGGGCAAGACCTGCGCATTGGCGTAGTGCAAGCGCGCTTCAACGAAGACCATTGCGTTGCCTTAACCAATGCTTGTATCAATAAGCTCATTTCACTCGGCGTAAATCAATCCGATATCAAACTCGTTACAGTGCCAGGCGCATTGGACATTCCATTTGCCCTGCAAAAAATGGCGGAGACTGGTGAGTTTGATGGTTTGGTAGCGCTCGGTGCGGTCATTCGCGGCGAGACCTATCATTTTGAATTGGTCTCCAATGAGACTGCCGCCGGAATTACCCGTATCTCAATCGATTCTGGATTACCAATCGCCAATGGCGTACTCACTTGCGATACCGATGAACAAGCTCTTGCGCGTGTAGAGGTTAAAGGTGCTGAGTGCGCACAAGCTGTAGTCGAAATGGCCAACCTAGCTCTCGCTTTAGCTCCCGATATCGATATCGAAATTAATTCGAGTGAAGAGTAA
- the trmB gene encoding tRNA (guanosine(46)-N7)-methyltransferase TrmB: MIRTDRIRSFVLRAGRTTARQQRAIEEFGPQFLIPYQASSLNLREAFAGSDRPKILEIGFGMGETTAKIAALRSDDDFLAIEVHPPGVGALLKLIGENQLTNLRLIRHDAVEVLEQMIAPDSLDGIHIYFADPWHKQRHHKRRLIQAEFVRLLVSRLKPGAYLHLATDWHNYAEQMLLALNADPALHNTSTDFVKIATFDVSDVAQPDETPNEFKPTLEQLNAQHAGYVERPEYRPVTKFENRGIKLGHGVWDLVYQKK; this comes from the coding sequence ATGATCAGAACCGACCGAATTCGCTCGTTTGTTCTTAGGGCCGGAAGAACCACTGCTCGACAGCAACGTGCTATTGAGGAGTTTGGTCCTCAGTTCTTAATTCCCTATCAAGCATCGAGTCTCAACTTACGTGAGGCGTTTGCAGGCTCGGATAGGCCAAAAATTCTGGAGATTGGTTTTGGCATGGGTGAGACCACTGCCAAGATCGCCGCTTTGAGAAGTGATGACGACTTCTTGGCGATCGAAGTTCATCCTCCTGGTGTGGGTGCTTTGCTCAAGCTTATAGGTGAGAATCAGTTAACCAATTTGCGACTCATTCGTCATGACGCTGTTGAAGTACTCGAGCAGATGATTGCACCAGATAGTTTAGATGGTATTCATATTTACTTTGCCGATCCATGGCATAAGCAGCGCCACCACAAGCGTCGTTTGATTCAGGCTGAGTTTGTACGATTGCTGGTTTCTAGATTAAAGCCTGGCGCCTACTTGCATTTGGCTACCGATTGGCATAATTATGCGGAGCAGATGCTCCTCGCCTTAAATGCTGATCCCGCTTTACACAATACTTCCACTGATTTTGTGAAGATTGCAACATTTGATGTTTCTGATGTGGCACAGCCAGATGAAACTCCAAATGAATTTAAGCCAACCCTTGAGCAATTAAATGCTCAGCATGCTGGATATGTGGAAAGGCCAGAATATCGGCCAGTCACGAAGTTTGAAAACCGTGGCATCAAACTAGGCCATGGTGTTTGGGATTTGGTGTACCAGAAAAAATAA
- a CDS encoding undecaprenyl-diphosphate phosphatase has product MDLIWLLQAVILGVVEGLTEFLPISSTGHLILVGDSLDFNDERGKAFEVIIQFGAILAVCWELREKLLKVASSFSSSPDARRFVLNLLIASIPAMSLGFLFGKHIKAVFFSPIPVASAFIVGALIIFWAERRQQNVADVSRQIKSVDDLSLLDALKVGLAQCAALIPGTSRSGATIIGGMLFGLPRAVATEFSFFLAMPVIGGATAYELLKLWKAPVAFSGEFSIAIAIGVGFVAAFISAFVCVRWLIHYVAHHNFIPFAWYRIAFGLLVLFTSYTGLIGWSH; this is encoded by the coding sequence ATGGATCTTATTTGGTTACTACAGGCAGTCATTCTGGGTGTGGTCGAGGGCTTAACGGAGTTTTTGCCGATCTCCAGTACCGGGCACCTGATATTGGTTGGAGACTCGCTCGATTTCAACGATGAACGTGGCAAGGCTTTTGAGGTGATTATTCAGTTTGGCGCCATTTTGGCGGTGTGCTGGGAGTTGCGTGAAAAGTTGCTGAAGGTAGCCAGTTCTTTTTCTAGTAGTCCTGATGCTCGTCGTTTTGTCCTCAATTTGTTAATTGCTTCCATTCCCGCAATGAGTCTAGGCTTCTTATTTGGTAAGCATATTAAGGCGGTATTTTTTTCACCTATTCCGGTGGCGAGTGCCTTTATTGTGGGCGCGCTCATTATTTTTTGGGCAGAGCGTCGTCAGCAGAATGTCGCCGATGTTTCGAGGCAGATCAAATCTGTAGATGATTTAAGCCTCCTCGATGCGCTTAAAGTGGGCTTGGCGCAATGCGCTGCTTTAATTCCTGGCACATCACGCTCAGGCGCAACCATTATTGGTGGCATGTTATTTGGATTGCCTCGCGCAGTTGCTACAGAATTTTCTTTCTTCTTGGCGATGCCGGTAATTGGTGGCGCTACCGCCTATGAGTTGCTCAAGCTTTGGAAGGCCCCAGTCGCTTTCTCTGGAGAATTTTCCATCGCTATTGCTATTGGAGTCGGTTTTGTAGCTGCATTTATTTCCGCTTTTGTATGTGTACGCTGGCTGATTCATTATGTAGCTCACCATAATTTCATTCCATTTGCTTGGTACCGAATCGCTTTTGGATTATTGGTTTTATTTACCTCTTACACCGGCTTAATTGGCTGGTCTCATTAA
- a CDS encoding DUF2721 domain-containing protein yields MDASIDAITNNIQIALAPVFLLTAVATLINAISGRLARSVDRMRAIRHSIDRGEVKDQVLLQHMNKEADEAKIRGRLCTAAIFFDVLSGVFISLTVLELFFFQAGAVRSLQTTYVIWTFVLGLIFFMTSLSIVLAEIVYAYRSAGWNTPHGAGK; encoded by the coding sequence ATGGACGCATCAATCGACGCAATTACCAATAATATTCAGATCGCCTTGGCGCCAGTATTTTTACTCACCGCAGTAGCCACTTTAATTAATGCGATTTCAGGACGGCTTGCCAGATCAGTTGATCGTATGCGAGCAATTCGACACTCGATTGATCGTGGCGAGGTTAAAGATCAGGTCCTTTTGCAGCATATGAATAAAGAGGCGGATGAGGCGAAAATTCGGGGTCGTCTTTGTACTGCTGCGATCTTTTTCGATGTTCTTAGTGGCGTTTTTATTTCACTAACCGTACTGGAATTATTTTTCTTTCAAGCGGGTGCGGTACGCTCTTTGCAGACAACCTATGTTATTTGGACTTTTGTCTTGGGATTGATTTTCTTTATGACATCACTCTCCATTGTTCTTGCTGAAATTGTTTATGCTTACCGCTCAGCAGGGTGGAATACACCGCACGGCGCTGGTAAATGA
- the ribD gene encoding bifunctional diaminohydroxyphosphoribosylaminopyrimidine deaminase/5-amino-6-(5-phosphoribosylamino)uracil reductase RibD, which translates to MYSALDHQLMGEALAEAQKSLYLSNPNPRVGCVIAKDGKVIGRGFTQAVGKAHAEVQALADAKVLGHAVAGSTIYVTLEPCSHTGRTPPCVDALIAAKPSKVIVAMSDPNPLVAGKGLEKLRAASIEVQCGLLESEAQQINRGFISRMTRSLPWVRMKIAASLDGKTALPDGRSQWITGPLARADGHHWRAQACAIVTGVGTVKEDDPTLNVREVETQRQTVRIMIDSKLETPPTAKMLQNTEQSGVLILCADLTNLGMQAKAKAFEARGIEVIAMANAFGKVDLPSLFSYFAKEREMNELHIEAGFKLNGSMLREDCVDELLLYYAPFLMGDGIGMANVGLLNDLSQRQHWQMIDQAVFGPDLRLRLIKN; encoded by the coding sequence ATGTACAGCGCACTTGACCACCAATTGATGGGCGAGGCTTTAGCCGAGGCTCAAAAATCACTCTACCTCTCCAACCCGAATCCCCGGGTGGGATGCGTTATTGCCAAAGATGGAAAAGTGATTGGGCGCGGCTTTACTCAAGCAGTTGGAAAAGCGCATGCAGAAGTGCAAGCCTTGGCAGACGCCAAAGTGTTAGGTCATGCTGTTGCTGGTTCAACCATCTATGTCACTTTAGAACCTTGTAGTCATACCGGTAGAACGCCTCCTTGTGTTGATGCCTTAATTGCCGCCAAACCAAGCAAAGTGATTGTGGCGATGTCTGATCCCAATCCACTTGTCGCTGGTAAGGGATTAGAAAAGCTGCGAGCTGCTAGTATTGAAGTGCAGTGCGGTTTACTCGAATCGGAAGCGCAACAAATTAATCGTGGCTTTATTTCTAGAATGACGCGTAGTTTGCCATGGGTGCGCATGAAGATCGCCGCCAGCCTTGATGGAAAAACTGCCTTACCGGATGGTCGCAGTCAATGGATTACTGGCCCACTTGCCAGAGCGGATGGCCACCATTGGCGCGCTCAAGCTTGCGCTATTGTCACCGGCGTTGGCACGGTGAAAGAGGACGATCCAACTCTCAATGTAAGAGAGGTCGAGACTCAGAGACAGACCGTAAGAATCATGATCGATTCCAAATTAGAAACGCCACCCACAGCGAAAATGTTGCAAAACACAGAGCAGTCTGGTGTTTTGATCCTGTGCGCCGATTTGACTAATTTAGGGATGCAAGCAAAGGCAAAAGCATTTGAAGCGCGCGGTATCGAAGTGATTGCGATGGCGAATGCCTTTGGCAAGGTGGATTTACCAAGTCTATTTTCTTATTTCGCTAAAGAGCGTGAGATGAATGAACTCCACATCGAAGCGGGTTTTAAGCTCAATGGTTCGATGTTGAGAGAAGATTGTGTGGATGAGTTATTGCTCTACTACGCACCATTCTTAATGGGTGATGGTATTGGTATGGCAAACGTTGGTCTCTTAAATGATTTAAGCCAACGCCAGCACTGGCAGATGATCGATCAAGCTGTTTTTGGCCCTGATCTGCGCCTACGTTTAATTAAGAACTAA
- a CDS encoding NAD-dependent succinate-semialdehyde dehydrogenase, whose translation MQTVDIRSLLKDHSLFKEEAFINGNWIQSKNTFLVNNPATDEMIANVANLGTQDAELAITAAEKALPAWRSKLAKERAQIMRKWFDLILENTQDLAKLMTLEQGKPLAEAAGEVVYGTSFVEWFAEEAKRVEGSILGITWSDKRLMVVKQPIDVCVTITPWNFPIAMITRKIAPALTAGCTIVIQPAELTPLSALALAELAKRAGIPDGVINIVTADANQSIAIGKTLCASPTVRHLSFTGSTEVGRILMEQCTPTVKKLALELGGHAPFIVFEDADIDAAVSGAMESKFRNSGQTCVCANRFYVHKKVQDVFVEKFAKALSVIKVGDGIQTGITQGPLIETAALKKVKKHVADALGKGATLVSGGKRTVECKNFYEPTILANVNSEMLITYEETFGPGAPIIPVESDEEVIKLANNSQFGLASYFLSRDIGRVWKVAEALEYGMVGVNTGLISNEVAPFGGIKQAGLGRDGSVYGMDE comes from the coding sequence ATGCAAACCGTAGATATCCGTAGCCTCCTCAAAGACCATAGCCTTTTTAAAGAAGAGGCATTTATCAATGGCAACTGGATTCAATCTAAAAATACTTTTTTAGTAAATAACCCTGCTACCGATGAAATGATCGCCAATGTTGCTAATCTGGGAACGCAAGATGCTGAACTAGCGATCACTGCCGCAGAAAAAGCCTTGCCAGCTTGGCGCAGCAAACTCGCCAAAGAGCGCGCGCAAATCATGCGCAAATGGTTTGACCTGATTCTTGAAAATACGCAAGATCTAGCAAAGCTCATGACGCTGGAGCAAGGCAAGCCTCTGGCTGAAGCCGCTGGTGAAGTAGTTTATGGCACCTCTTTTGTCGAGTGGTTTGCTGAAGAAGCGAAGCGAGTTGAAGGTTCGATTCTTGGCATCACATGGAGTGACAAGCGTCTGATGGTAGTAAAGCAACCGATAGATGTTTGCGTAACCATTACCCCATGGAATTTTCCGATTGCTATGATCACCCGCAAAATTGCGCCGGCATTGACGGCGGGCTGTACGATTGTGATTCAACCAGCGGAGCTGACTCCTTTATCCGCATTAGCTTTAGCAGAGCTTGCGAAGCGTGCTGGTATTCCCGATGGGGTGATCAATATTGTGACTGCCGATGCAAATCAATCTATCGCGATTGGCAAAACCCTGTGTGCCTCCCCTACCGTGCGTCACTTATCCTTTACAGGCTCGACAGAAGTCGGACGCATTCTGATGGAGCAATGTACTCCCACTGTTAAAAAGCTTGCCCTAGAGCTAGGTGGGCATGCACCATTTATCGTGTTTGAGGACGCCGATATTGATGCGGCAGTTAGTGGTGCCATGGAATCCAAATTTAGGAACTCCGGTCAAACCTGTGTTTGCGCGAATCGCTTTTATGTTCACAAAAAAGTGCAAGATGTCTTTGTAGAGAAGTTTGCCAAAGCGCTCTCTGTGATTAAGGTTGGAGACGGCATACAGACTGGCATTACACAGGGGCCTTTGATTGAAACTGCTGCACTGAAAAAAGTGAAAAAGCATGTAGCTGATGCTCTTGGCAAAGGTGCGACATTAGTCTCTGGCGGCAAACGAACAGTGGAATGCAAGAACTTTTACGAGCCCACCATTTTGGCCAATGTGAATAGCGAGATGCTCATCACCTACGAAGAGACTTTTGGTCCAGGAGCGCCCATCATTCCTGTTGAAAGCGATGAAGAGGTCATTAAGCTAGCGAACAACAGCCAATTTGGCTTGGCATCATACTTTTTGAGTCGTGATATCGGTCGCGTATGGAAAGTGGCGGAAGCTCTAGAATACGGCATGGTTGGCGTTAATACCGGACTCATCTCCAATGAGGTGGCTCCTTTTGGCGGAATCAAGCAAGCCGGACTGGGACGCGATGGTAGCGTCTATGGGATGGATGAATAG
- a CDS encoding transcriptional regulator — protein sequence MKWYSNIAIGTNMQELKLLLNEVEYEAAMAEVVKFFELEPKAGSSDADRFQSLLKLIDAYESKNYPI from the coding sequence GTGAAGTGGTATTCAAATATTGCCATTGGGACAAACATGCAAGAACTAAAGCTACTTTTGAATGAAGTTGAGTATGAGGCTGCAATGGCAGAGGTGGTTAAGTTCTTTGAACTTGAGCCAAAAGCAGGTAGTTCAGATGCCGATAGATTCCAATCTTTGCTGAAATTAATAGATGCTTACGAATCTAAAAACTACCCAATTTGA
- the nusB gene encoding transcription antitermination factor NusB — MPKSLPNTENLVAAKDAKAPAKRSLTPRRRAREYALQGVYQSLVMRRAGSIPNGAAIAKQLSEDPAFRRCQLDLFKGIFDGVLARTDELEAIITPALDRPMNELSPVEHAALLIGAYELAADLSVPYRVAINEAVELAKTFGGTDGHKYVNGVLDLLAQKLRTAETRAGQ; from the coding sequence ATGCCTAAATCTCTTCCGAATACAGAAAATCTAGTAGCAGCCAAAGATGCGAAAGCTCCCGCGAAGCGTTCCTTAACGCCGCGTCGTCGTGCTCGTGAATACGCCCTTCAAGGCGTTTATCAAAGCCTAGTCATGCGTCGTGCTGGCAGCATCCCCAATGGGGCTGCTATTGCCAAACAGCTGTCAGAAGACCCTGCATTTCGTCGTTGCCAACTTGATCTTTTTAAAGGAATCTTTGACGGTGTTTTAGCGCGTACTGATGAGTTAGAAGCCATCATTACCCCCGCGCTAGATCGCCCGATGAATGAACTATCGCCTGTAGAACATGCGGCCCTCTTAATTGGCGCCTATGAACTAGCCGCCGATCTCTCTGTACCGTATAGGGTGGCCATTAACGAAGCAGTTGAGCTTGCTAAAACCTTTGGCGGCACAGATGGTCATAAATATGTAAATGGCGTCTTAGATCTACTCGCCCAGAAACTGCGAACTGCCGAGACTAGAGCAGGCCAATAG
- the waaC gene encoding lipopolysaccharide heptosyltransferase I, with the protein MSDLSSIYSKGLSSNPKILLVKLSSLGDVLHNLPIVWDLRARLPEAQIDWVVEEGYVHLLTPLLSKDGFKGIDRIIPFGLRRWQKNLFRLSIWQEFFAFKQDLQKISYDVIIETQGLLKSAIVCSLANKTPNAVITGLANATEFSGYEPIARSFYNQAVQVPLQCHAVDRSRWIMCSALDMPLLDRSSAPQFYPEAYVKSLSEKSKSTPVELKSPYVLCFHSTAREAKRWPNESWIALGKELAARGYQVVLPWGSLAEQAVSKELASHIPNALVPPAFSMQDAFSVIAGAALTVGVDTGLTHLAAVLDRPTVEIYCDSPRWKTEGYWSRRIRNVGDIQASPPVTEVVEASLSLLA; encoded by the coding sequence ATGAGTGACTTATCTTCGATCTATTCAAAAGGTCTTTCTTCAAATCCCAAGATTTTGTTGGTCAAGCTCTCCTCATTGGGAGATGTGCTTCACAACTTACCGATTGTTTGGGATTTGCGTGCCCGTTTGCCAGAAGCGCAAATTGATTGGGTGGTTGAAGAAGGATATGTTCATCTACTGACACCGCTCCTCTCCAAAGATGGTTTTAAGGGGATTGATCGCATTATTCCTTTTGGCTTGCGCCGCTGGCAAAAGAATCTATTTAGGCTTTCTATCTGGCAGGAGTTTTTTGCATTCAAGCAAGATCTCCAGAAAATTTCTTATGATGTGATCATTGAAACTCAAGGATTGCTCAAATCCGCCATCGTTTGTTCGCTGGCAAATAAGACTCCGAATGCAGTGATCACTGGCCTTGCTAATGCCACAGAATTTTCTGGCTACGAGCCAATCGCTAGATCTTTTTACAATCAAGCGGTGCAAGTGCCTCTGCAGTGTCATGCAGTAGATCGTTCGCGCTGGATAATGTGTTCTGCTTTAGATATGCCATTACTTGACCGGAGTAGTGCCCCGCAGTTTTACCCTGAGGCTTATGTCAAATCCTTGAGTGAGAAATCCAAAAGCACCCCTGTTGAATTGAAATCTCCTTATGTGCTTTGCTTTCATTCGACAGCTAGAGAGGCTAAGCGCTGGCCTAACGAGAGCTGGATCGCTTTGGGTAAAGAGCTCGCTGCTCGTGGCTACCAAGTGGTTCTACCTTGGGGAAGCTTAGCTGAGCAAGCGGTGAGCAAGGAGCTTGCTTCGCATATTCCGAATGCCTTAGTGCCTCCTGCATTTTCAATGCAGGATGCGTTTTCAGTGATTGCGGGCGCTGCCCTAACCGTGGGCGTTGACACGGGTCTCACACATCTTGCAGCTGTTTTGGATAGACCAACAGTTGAAATCTATTGCGATTCGCCCAGATGGAAAACGGAAGGGTATTGGTCTAGGCGGATTCGTAACGTCGGAGATATTCAGGCGTCACCACCAGTTACCGAAGTAGTCGAGGCTTCTTTGAGTTTGCTTGCTTAG
- the ybgF gene encoding tol-pal system protein YbgF, with product MSASNSAWALFSDDEARKAILDLRKSLATTQLELQGQIDKLKTENAELRGKVEELEKQGEDISASQKTYYQDLDTRLGNFEPRTITIEGVSGTVQPGEKKAYDDALKAFQAGNLKKAEDSFAAFTAKYPKSPYLPLALYWSGNSKYANKEYAGAISKLQNLIKRYPNHPRIPAAMVTLGNAQLESGNKATAKKTFSDIIAKYPDTEAAKDAQQLIAGTK from the coding sequence TTGAGTGCCTCCAATAGCGCTTGGGCTCTCTTCTCGGACGATGAAGCGCGTAAGGCTATTCTGGATCTGCGCAAGTCTCTAGCCACTACCCAGCTCGAGCTACAAGGGCAAATCGACAAACTCAAGACCGAGAATGCGGAACTCCGTGGCAAAGTAGAAGAACTTGAGAAGCAAGGCGAAGATATCAGCGCTAGTCAAAAAACGTACTATCAAGATCTTGATACCCGCCTAGGTAATTTTGAACCTCGCACCATCACCATCGAAGGTGTTAGCGGCACAGTGCAGCCAGGTGAGAAAAAAGCTTATGACGATGCGCTCAAAGCATTTCAGGCGGGCAACCTGAAAAAGGCTGAGGATAGCTTTGCAGCATTCACTGCGAAGTACCCAAAGAGTCCTTACCTACCACTTGCTCTTTACTGGAGCGGTAATAGCAAGTATGCGAATAAAGAATACGCTGGTGCAATTAGCAAATTACAAAATCTCATTAAGCGATATCCAAACCATCCGCGCATTCCCGCAGCGATGGTGACTTTGGGCAATGCTCAATTAGAGAGCGGCAACAAAGCAACAGCCAAGAAAACATTTAGCGACATCATTGCCAAATATCCCGACACTGAAGCGGCTAAAGATGCACAGCAACTTATTGCTGGCACCAAGTAA
- a CDS encoding prepilin-type N-terminal cleavage/methylation domain-containing protein translates to MNNKWLPQKEKGSTLLELMAVVLIIAITATMSLPLLQEQIAAREMDAAAR, encoded by the coding sequence TTGAATAACAAATGGCTCCCTCAGAAAGAAAAGGGTTCTACCTTATTGGAGTTAATGGCAGTAGTACTCATTATTGCCATTACTGCGACGATGAGCCTGCCGCTATTACAAGAACAAATTGCCGCTCGAGAAATGGATGCTGCTGCGCGCTGA
- the ribBA gene encoding bifunctional 3,4-dihydroxy-2-butanone-4-phosphate synthase/GTP cyclohydrolase II, which yields MPNTLASTEEIIADMRAGQMVILVDEEDRENEGDVVLAADHVTAEAVNFMAKHGRGLICLTLTRERCQQLNLPLMVIDNGTSMATNFTASIEAATGVTTGISAADRALTIQTAVAPNAKPSDLVQPGHIFPLMAQPGGVLIRSGHTEAGCDLAEIAGCSPTSVICEIMKDDGSMARLPDLLEFAKDHQLKIGSIADLIQYRSQHESIVVREGAREFVTPWGKFQGIIYRDTPRSCVHLALVHGKLSEAQETLVRVHAPVTVLDFLDSDISTHSWPLAKALEQIAAAPAGVVVLLNASGIAAPNDSDWLAQFHKLNLAHDAEQKPLARKTDFRSYGIGAQILKDIGVGKMRLLANPSPVPSLAGYKLEVTGYTPFNP from the coding sequence ATGCCAAATACCCTAGCCTCCACTGAAGAAATCATTGCCGACATGCGTGCCGGCCAAATGGTGATCCTTGTTGACGAAGAAGATCGTGAAAACGAGGGTGATGTGGTGCTGGCTGCAGACCATGTGACTGCCGAAGCGGTGAATTTCATGGCTAAACATGGTCGTGGATTAATTTGTTTAACCCTCACTCGTGAGCGTTGCCAACAACTCAACTTGCCATTAATGGTGATAGACAACGGCACTTCTATGGCTACGAATTTCACGGCTTCTATTGAAGCGGCGACAGGTGTAACTACTGGCATTTCCGCGGCAGATCGTGCGCTCACCATTCAAACCGCAGTCGCACCCAATGCAAAGCCTAGCGATCTAGTTCAGCCTGGTCATATTTTTCCGTTGATGGCTCAACCTGGCGGCGTACTGATTCGCTCAGGCCACACTGAAGCAGGCTGCGATCTGGCAGAAATAGCTGGCTGTTCGCCTACCTCAGTCATTTGCGAAATTATGAAAGACGATGGCAGCATGGCTCGCCTTCCTGATTTATTGGAATTTGCTAAAGATCATCAATTAAAGATCGGCAGCATTGCCGATCTGATTCAATATCGCAGTCAACACGAAAGTATTGTGGTTCGCGAAGGTGCCAGAGAATTTGTTACTCCTTGGGGGAAATTCCAAGGCATTATTTATCGCGATACTCCCCGCTCCTGTGTACATCTCGCTTTGGTACATGGCAAACTTTCTGAAGCCCAAGAAACGCTGGTTCGCGTGCATGCGCCCGTGACCGTATTAGATTTCCTAGATTCCGATATCAGTACTCACTCTTGGCCCCTGGCTAAAGCGTTAGAGCAAATTGCAGCTGCGCCTGCCGGCGTTGTAGTTCTCCTGAACGCCTCTGGCATCGCAGCGCCCAACGATAGCGATTGGCTTGCCCAATTTCACAAACTCAATCTTGCTCATGATGCCGAGCAAAAGCCATTAGCGCGAAAAACTGATTTCAGAAGCTATGGTATCGGCGCGCAAATTTTGAAAGATATTGGCGTAGGAAAAATGCGCCTCCTAGCCAATCCAAGCCCTGTGCCAAGCCTTGCGGGTTACAAGCTTGAGGTAACAGGCTACACCCCATTTAACCCTTAA
- the pal gene encoding peptidoglycan-associated lipoprotein Pal yields MKISIARRAATFALIGATALLMAACSSVKLDDTDGANGSGGSGNFASQPWNDPSSPLFEKNVYFGFDEYTVQTKYQKMLSAHASYLKANPQQKIIIQGNTDERGTAEYNLALGQRRSDAVRKSLNLMGVSDNQMEAVSFGKEKPKAEGDNEAAWAENRRADIVYITN; encoded by the coding sequence ATGAAGATTTCTATCGCACGTCGCGCAGCAACTTTTGCCCTCATCGGCGCTACCGCATTACTCATGGCAGCTTGCTCCAGCGTGAAATTAGACGACACCGATGGCGCCAACGGTAGTGGTGGTAGCGGTAATTTTGCCTCACAGCCATGGAATGATCCAAGCAGCCCACTCTTTGAAAAGAACGTTTACTTTGGCTTCGATGAATACACTGTGCAGACTAAGTATCAAAAGATGTTGTCTGCTCATGCAAGCTATTTAAAAGCAAACCCACAACAGAAGATCATCATCCAAGGCAATACCGATGAACGCGGCACCGCGGAATACAACTTGGCACTCGGCCAACGTCGCTCTGATGCTGTACGTAAATCACTGAACTTGATGGGCGTATCTGACAATCAAATGGAAGCCGTAAGCTTTGGTAAAGAAAAACCAAAAGCAGAAGGGGATAACGAAGCGGCTTGGGCAGAAAATCGCCGTGCTGACATTGTTTACATCACGAACTAA